One Candidatus Schekmanbacteria bacterium DNA segment encodes these proteins:
- a CDS encoding methylenetetrahydrofolate reductase, with protein sequence MKSGSRLEKILEQGNFAVTAELGPPMSADAEVIAKKAAILNGTADAFNVTDNQTAVVRMSSIAASAICVKEGIEPIMQMVCRDRNRIAMQSDILGAVALGIRNCLCLSGDHQSFGRAGKLLGHPGAKNVYDVDSINLISILRTMRDEHKQQGGDPIKSDVPLFIGAAWTPLGDPVDFRVIRLGKKIQAGADFVQTQGIYDVERFSDAMKKAREKGFHEKTAILAGIIVPKSAGMLNYMNTSVAGVSVPEKMIQRMSQAENPKEEGIKITIELINEIRKIEGVRGVHIQPIEWETAMQEISGKANLLPRPETA encoded by the coding sequence ATGAAATCAGGCAGCAGGCTGGAGAAAATACTGGAGCAGGGCAATTTTGCAGTCACCGCAGAATTGGGGCCGCCCATGAGCGCAGATGCAGAGGTTATTGCAAAAAAAGCGGCAATCCTCAATGGAACGGCAGATGCTTTTAATGTAACAGACAACCAGACAGCGGTTGTACGCATGTCATCGATAGCAGCCTCGGCAATCTGCGTAAAAGAGGGTATTGAACCTATCATGCAGATGGTTTGCAGGGACAGGAACCGGATTGCCATGCAGAGCGACATACTCGGGGCCGTGGCACTTGGAATCCGTAATTGCCTTTGTCTTTCGGGCGACCACCAGTCTTTTGGAAGAGCCGGAAAGCTTCTTGGACATCCCGGAGCTAAAAACGTGTACGATGTTGATTCCATCAACCTGATAAGCATCCTGCGTACCATGCGGGACGAACATAAACAGCAGGGAGGCGACCCGATTAAAAGCGATGTGCCGCTCTTTATAGGAGCAGCGTGGACACCTCTGGGAGATCCTGTTGATTTTAGGGTAATCCGTCTTGGAAAGAAGATACAGGCAGGCGCAGATTTTGTGCAGACGCAGGGAATTTATGATGTTGAACGCTTTAGCGATGCAATGAAAAAAGCCAGGGAAAAAGGGTTTCATGAAAAGACCGCTATCCTTGCTGGTATCATAGTTCCTAAAAGCGCGGGTATGTTGAATTACATGAACACAAGTGTCGCCGGTGTTTCGGTGCCGGAAAAGATGATCCAGCGTATGAGCCAGGCTGAAAACCCAAAAGAGGAAGGCATAAAAATCACCATTGAATTGATAAATGAAATCCGCAAAATTGAGGGTGTGCGGGGCGTGCACATTCAGCCGATCGAATGGGAAACGGCCATGCAGGAAATTTCCGGCAAGGCGAACCTGCTTCCCCGCCCGGAGACAGCCTGA
- a CDS encoding ImmA/IrrE family metallo-endopeptidase produces the protein MTYTEVPHYTYNDIKKRAYEFLATYHPSLEIPVPIEEILEFQFNINIIPLPGLHEGYDIDGFISSDLTTINIDEFVYQSRLRRYRFTLAHEAGHIILHKKFFKENVFSSVREWKKFTQSIEDRDYSFLEWHANTFAGLVLVFPSILSKLFYESVETAKNAGFSFKNSLDIIQDYIASDLAKKFSVSSEVIRRRLEKDNLLVKLK, from the coding sequence ATGACTTACACTGAAGTCCCGCATTATACTTATAATGATATAAAGAAAAGAGCATATGAATTTTTAGCCACATACCACCCGTCTTTAGAAATTCCTGTCCCCATCGAAGAAATATTGGAATTCCAGTTTAACATCAACATTATCCCATTACCGGGTCTTCACGAAGGCTATGACATAGATGGATTCATATCAAGTGATTTAACTACTATAAATATTGATGAATTTGTCTATCAATCTCGTCTAAGGAGATACAGGTTTACTTTAGCTCATGAAGCAGGTCATATCATTCTCCATAAGAAGTTTTTTAAAGAAAATGTTTTTTCTTCAGTCAGAGAATGGAAAAAATTCACTCAGTCGATTGAGGACCGCGACTATTCTTTCTTGGAATGGCATGCAAATACATTTGCCGGTTTAGTATTGGTATTTCCTTCAATATTATCAAAGCTGTTTTACGAATCAGTGGAGACAGCGAAAAATGCCGGGTTTTCCTTTAAGAATTCTTTGGATATAATCCAAGATTACATTGCGAGCGATCTGGCGAAAAAATTTTCTGTTTCATCAGAAGTCATAAGAAGACGCTTAGAGAAAGATAATTTGCTGGTAAAGTTAAAATAG
- a CDS encoding nucleotidyl transferase AbiEii/AbiGii toxin family protein: MISLAYIKEWKAYAPWPQSYQVEQDLIISRALVEIFSHPIVAKNLAFRGGTALYKLYLKPARYSEDIDLVQVNRGAIGGVIDALQENLNHWLGVPKRNFSEGRVTLIYKVQSEEGPLLKLKVEINSREHFTVLGFEKRKFAVNSKWFTGSADILTYQLEELLGTKLRGLYQRKKGRDLFDLWTALTNTNAKPEKVIECFLNYMEHEGNKVTRAEFEKNLYEKLYDARFIEDISPLLYAEGEWDLHKAGEVVMNQLVTLIPGEPWKREKTRKEQRIKK; the protein is encoded by the coding sequence TTGATTTCTCTTGCCTATATTAAAGAATGGAAGGCGTACGCCCCGTGGCCGCAGAGCTATCAGGTTGAACAGGACCTGATAATCAGCAGGGCGCTGGTGGAGATATTCAGCCATCCGATAGTGGCAAAAAACCTTGCCTTTCGGGGAGGAACAGCTCTTTATAAGTTGTATTTAAAACCTGCCAGATATTCTGAAGACATTGATCTAGTACAGGTCAATCGCGGCGCTATCGGGGGAGTCATTGATGCCTTGCAGGAAAATCTCAACCATTGGCTTGGCGTGCCAAAACGCAATTTCTCTGAAGGCAGAGTAACACTGATATATAAAGTGCAATCTGAAGAAGGACCACTGCTAAAGCTTAAGGTTGAAATCAATTCACGGGAGCATTTTACGGTTCTGGGTTTTGAAAAACGAAAATTTGCTGTCAATTCAAAATGGTTTACAGGGAGCGCTGATATCCTGACCTATCAGCTTGAAGAACTTTTAGGTACAAAGCTTCGCGGTCTTTATCAACGTAAAAAAGGGCGCGACCTTTTTGACCTTTGGACAGCTCTAACAAATACAAATGCAAAACCGGAAAAAGTGATTGAATGTTTTCTGAACTACATGGAGCATGAAGGTAACAAGGTGACACGTGCGGAATTTGAAAAGAATCTTTACGAGAAGCTCTATGACGCTCGCTTCATCGAAGATATAAGTCCGTTGCTTTACGCTGAAGGTGAATGGGATTTACATAAAGCAGGCGAGGTTGTTATGAATCAGTTGGTCACTCTTATTCCCGGAGAGCCGTGGAAGCGGGAAAAAACAAGAAAAGAACAAAGAATTAAAAAATAA
- a CDS encoding type II toxin-antitoxin system HicB family antitoxin: MKREFIVIIEQDEGAYFIAEVPVLKGCHTQAKSLDTLMKRTKEAIQLCLEV, from the coding sequence ATGAAAAGAGAGTTCATTGTAATAATTGAGCAGGATGAGGGGGCATACTTTATTGCAGAAGTTCCAGTGCTTAAGGGATGTCACACTCAGGCAAAGTCCCTTGATACACTTATGAAAAGAACTAAAGAAGCAATTCAGCTTTGCCTTGAAGTTTAG
- a CDS encoding methylenetetrahydrofolate reductase C-terminal domain-containing protein, with product MIVAQRKPLQEIIEKLEKHKKVLIAGCATCVAECRSGGQKEVELLASQLRIAFADKKISIKISECCIERQCEPEMIEEHAQKVLEQDVVLSIACGVGVQEMSLRFADITILPGLNTTFMGTHAKQNSWEERCGGCGNCILDLTMGICPIARCSKSLLNGPCGGTHDGKCEISEDTPCAWALIVERHKEKGKLEQMESIIPPKDWSTSRDGGPRVLAREELE from the coding sequence ATGATAGTCGCACAAAGAAAGCCATTACAGGAAATCATCGAAAAACTGGAAAAACACAAAAAAGTCCTGATTGCCGGCTGTGCCACCTGCGTTGCTGAATGCCGTTCCGGCGGGCAAAAAGAAGTTGAACTGCTGGCAAGCCAGTTGCGGATCGCATTTGCTGATAAAAAGATTTCCATCAAAATTTCAGAATGCTGCATAGAAAGGCAATGCGAGCCGGAAATGATCGAAGAACACGCTCAAAAAGTATTGGAGCAGGATGTGGTGCTTTCTATAGCATGCGGTGTGGGAGTGCAGGAAATGTCCCTGCGGTTTGCGGACATCACCATACTTCCCGGATTGAACACCACATTTATGGGCACGCATGCCAAGCAAAACTCCTGGGAAGAGCGCTGCGGCGGTTGTGGTAACTGCATCCTCGATTTAACCATGGGTATTTGCCCGATAGCCCGCTGCAGCAAAAGCCTTCTCAATGGACCCTGCGGCGGCACCCATGACGGAAAATGCGAAATATCAGAAGATACACCCTGTGCGTGGGCATTGATTGTAGAACGGCACAAGGAAAAGGGAAAACTGGAGCAGATGGAAAGCATAATCCCACCTAAAGACTGGTCAACGTCCAGAGACGGAGGACCAAGGGTGCTTGCGAGGGAGGAATTAGAATAA
- a CDS encoding helix-turn-helix transcriptional regulator — MKAISFGEFFKEQRIKKRITLRQFCIENGLDAGNISKLERNLLPPPHSKDKLTQYALALGIKKGSSQWYEFFDLAAAHRGKIPDEIMKDEELVGKLPVLFRTLRGEKVSDEKLNELIERIRKS; from the coding sequence ATGAAGGCAATCAGCTTTGGAGAGTTTTTTAAGGAGCAACGGATAAAGAAAAGAATTACATTGAGGCAGTTTTGCATAGAAAACGGTCTCGATGCAGGCAATATCAGCAAACTTGAAAGAAATCTTTTACCACCGCCTCACTCAAAGGACAAGTTGACTCAGTATGCGTTAGCACTCGGGATAAAAAAGGGGAGCAGTCAATGGTATGAATTTTTTGATTTGGCTGCAGCGCATAGAGGAAAAATCCCTGATGAAATTATGAAAGATGAAGAATTAGTTGGAAAACTTCCGGTACTGTTCAGGACATTAAGAGGCGAAAAAGTATCTGATGAAAAACTGAATGAACTAATCGAGAGAATCCGGAAGAGTTGA
- a CDS encoding DUF433 domain-containing protein, protein MTKKRQLTMLNHISIDSKVCHGQACIKGTRIPVHQILHMLANGYTVDELLEEYPTITRKDIFACIEYAAELTEEQIIPDEIVARGYLQMKISLR, encoded by the coding sequence ATGACCAAAAAACGACAACTAACAATGTTAAATCATATATCAATTGATTCCAAAGTTTGCCATGGTCAAGCATGTATTAAAGGAACGCGTATCCCCGTACATCAAATTCTGCACATGCTGGCAAATGGATACACTGTTGATGAGCTTCTTGAGGAATACCCAACAATTACACGTAAAGACATTTTTGCTTGTATTGAGTATGCTGCAGAACTGACTGAAGAGCAGATTATCCCCGATGAAATAGTGGCACGAGGATATTTGCAGATGAAAATATCCCTGCGTTAA
- a CDS encoding hydrogenase iron-sulfur subunit produces the protein MKQIILYRCQNCGGVEKKIDLPYVREFVLSCSGQLEAIHILRAFEDGEQGVCIGICDTTRCKTLEGSARALRRIKLAEHLLMEAGIDKKRLMTIRYEPGRDIKKELSDFHALLQGA, from the coding sequence GTGAAACAAATAATTTTATACAGATGCCAGAATTGCGGCGGTGTGGAAAAAAAGATAGATCTTCCTTATGTACGCGAATTCGTGTTGAGCTGCTCGGGTCAGCTTGAAGCGATTCATATATTGCGGGCTTTTGAAGATGGAGAGCAGGGCGTTTGTATTGGTATCTGCGATACTACCCGATGCAAAACCCTCGAAGGAAGCGCGCGGGCATTGCGGAGAATAAAGCTTGCCGAGCATTTGCTTATGGAAGCTGGTATCGATAAAAAAAGGCTTATGACAATCCGGTATGAACCGGGCAGAGATATTAAAAAGGAATTATCTGATTTCCATGCACTTTTACAGGGAGCATGA
- a CDS encoding plasmid pRiA4b ORF-3 family protein → MKGMQFKITLLDIEPPIWRRIIVPENYSFWDLHVAIQDAFGWFDSHLHSFEINENDDFYIGIPDPEEMDYKEVKAGWETKLKEYIKEIGQKVLYTYDFGDGWEHEIEFEEIIDRETKKPKCTDGARACPPEDCGGTPGYEEFCEIMKRKKGKEYKEMKTWYGKDYDPDEFDASKVKFDNPKTRLKMVYY, encoded by the coding sequence ATGAAAGGCATGCAATTTAAGATTACGCTTCTGGACATTGAGCCGCCTATTTGGAGGAGGATAATAGTACCTGAAAATTATTCATTCTGGGATTTGCATGTTGCGATTCAGGACGCATTTGGTTGGTTTGATTCCCACCTTCACTCTTTTGAAATTAACGAAAACGACGACTTTTATATTGGCATTCCCGACCCGGAAGAAATGGATTATAAAGAAGTGAAAGCCGGCTGGGAGACTAAGCTCAAAGAATATATCAAAGAGATTGGTCAAAAGGTTCTTTACACTTATGATTTCGGTGACGGATGGGAGCATGAAATTGAATTTGAAGAAATCATTGATAGAGAAACAAAAAAACCCAAATGTACTGATGGTGCGCGAGCATGTCCTCCTGAAGATTGCGGCGGCACTCCGGGATACGAAGAGTTCTGCGAGATTATGAAAAGAAAAAAGGGTAAAGAATATAAGGAAATGAAGACATGGTACGGTAAAGATTATGACCCTGATGAATTCGATGCTTCCAAAGTTAAATTTGATAATCCTAAAACAAGACTTAAGATGGTGTACTATTGA
- a CDS encoding restriction endonuclease subunit M → MTYLEQSIEKGYATIAGEGTKQRITYVAVNHSERFSDPEEQVRAEYWAELIFRYGYEPARIGVEITVPDRTPKDAADLVVFIDDARTRPFAVIECKRDGVTDAEFAQAVEQACGNGTWAKFRAPYVGVVAGQTRRFLDFSEKYGVLEREANIIADLPRQYGKPEEWRFRKGTKDDIQSVNKETLIATIKKCHQTLWGGGRLSPPMAFGELCKLLFVKIQDEKTPRKNGQPYEFQIKTHEPSRKLAERIKLIYEQAKVKDPQVFTDTIRIDDATLRTLVSHMEGVSFSKTDLDTKGVAFEQFMDGFFKGDFGQYFTPREIIAFAVEVMLDERDHRGRKLPQNEKFILDPACGSGGFLLHALDHLRREADEYYSDQKGDPQRGIDEGKDHYKHWHDFAEKRLYGIEINDEIARVAKMNMILHDDGHSNVIGVDALDRFGGILQRTGNKGFTEGVFDLILTNPPFGAQINLTERPYLPDFDLGNQEDSKGKRRPRKNQKTEILFIERVWQFLKPGIGRAAIVLPDGILTNSSLQYVRDFLIERFQVLAVVSLPQTAFAHFGAGVKASLVFLRRRAEGEKPRDDEAIFMAAPEKIGYDATGRKCENQLPEVAQQYQAFCKNPEPFFV, encoded by the coding sequence ATGACATATCTCGAACAATCCATAGAGAAAGGCTACGCCACTATCGCCGGTGAAGGGACAAAACAACGAATCACCTATGTTGCTGTTAATCATTCCGAGCGTTTCTCTGACCCAGAGGAGCAAGTCCGCGCCGAATACTGGGCTGAGCTTATCTTCCGATACGGCTACGAACCCGCCCGCATCGGCGTTGAAATCACTGTCCCAGATCGCACACCTAAGGACGCTGCAGATCTTGTCGTCTTCATCGATGATGCCCGCACTCGCCCCTTTGCGGTTATCGAGTGCAAGCGTGATGGTGTCACCGACGCTGAATTCGCACAAGCAGTTGAACAGGCCTGTGGTAACGGAACATGGGCTAAATTCCGCGCCCCATATGTCGGCGTTGTCGCTGGCCAGACCCGCCGATTCCTGGACTTTTCAGAAAAATATGGCGTGCTCGAACGCGAGGCCAACATCATCGCCGACCTGCCCCGCCAGTATGGCAAACCCGAGGAATGGCGCTTCCGCAAAGGCACGAAGGACGATATTCAATCCGTTAACAAGGAAACTCTGATTGCCACAATCAAGAAATGCCATCAAACCCTATGGGGCGGTGGACGCCTTTCGCCTCCAATGGCATTCGGCGAACTCTGTAAGCTCCTCTTCGTAAAAATTCAAGACGAAAAGACCCCGCGCAAGAACGGGCAACCCTACGAATTTCAGATCAAGACGCACGAGCCAAGTCGTAAACTTGCAGAACGTATCAAGCTAATCTATGAGCAAGCCAAGGTGAAAGACCCGCAAGTATTCACCGACACCATCCGCATCGACGATGCCACACTTCGCACCCTAGTATCACATATGGAAGGTGTCAGCTTCAGTAAGACTGACCTCGACACCAAGGGTGTCGCATTTGAGCAGTTCATGGACGGTTTTTTTAAGGGCGACTTCGGTCAGTATTTCACGCCTCGTGAAATAATCGCCTTTGCCGTTGAGGTAATGCTCGACGAGCGCGACCATCGAGGGCGCAAACTCCCACAAAACGAAAAATTTATTCTTGATCCTGCCTGTGGCTCCGGCGGCTTCCTGCTCCATGCACTGGACCATCTTCGCAGAGAGGCCGATGAATACTATTCAGATCAGAAGGGTGATCCACAGCGCGGAATTGACGAAGGAAAAGATCACTACAAACACTGGCACGACTTTGCTGAAAAACGGCTCTACGGAATTGAGATCAACGACGAAATCGCTAGAGTCGCGAAGATGAACATGATCTTGCACGATGACGGACACAGCAACGTCATCGGTGTTGATGCCCTGGATCGGTTCGGCGGCATCCTCCAGCGCACAGGAAACAAAGGATTCACAGAAGGTGTCTTTGACCTGATCCTGACCAATCCCCCCTTCGGCGCACAAATCAACCTCACCGAGCGCCCCTACTTGCCAGATTTTGATCTCGGCAACCAGGAAGACTCCAAAGGGAAGAGGAGGCCTCGCAAGAATCAAAAAACAGAAATCCTCTTCATTGAGCGCGTGTGGCAATTCCTTAAACCAGGCATAGGCCGCGCAGCCATCGTACTACCTGACGGCATTTTGACCAACTCTTCGTTGCAATACGTTCGTGACTTTCTCATTGAACGCTTCCAAGTTCTCGCGGTTGTTAGCCTTCCGCAGACAGCCTTCGCCCACTTTGGAGCTGGTGTCAAAGCCAGTCTTGTGTTCCTGCGCCGCCGCGCTGAAGGAGAGAAACCTAGGGATGATGAAGCCATCTTCATGGCTGCGCCCGAAAAAATCGGCTACGATGCTACTGGACGAAAGTGCGAGAACCAACTGCCAGAGGTGGCGCAACAATACCAAGCGTTCTGCAAGAATCCAGAACCTTTTTTCGTCTAA
- a CDS encoding DUF1738 domain-containing protein: protein MNKNPSKTDTFDKITQRIIELLERGYIPWKRPWNIKNGPPANLFTRKPYKGVNVFLLSCTRFSSPYFLTENQAQRMGGNVKKGAEEFLIFFWKFPGTAEKKKKDGKGSRVYLSGPLLFGYSVYNVEECEGIPVPGIETKEFDPIKEAEDIVSKFPDLPEIETGGDRASYSSIDDLIRMPAKESFFSPEEYYGTLFHEIVHSTGHIRRLNRPGFKEHPAFVSEEYSKEELIAELGSAFLCGNAGIEQKTIRNSAAYIKGWINSLNNDKRLLFFASASAQRAVNYITGEAQKPKTVNKNIKTKARLAQNLTEKRYAYR from the coding sequence ATGAATAAAAACCCATCAAAAACTGATACCTTTGACAAAATCACTCAAAGGATAATTGAACTCCTTGAAAGGGGATATATCCCGTGGAAACGACCGTGGAATATAAAGAACGGTCCTCCCGCTAATCTTTTTACCAGAAAACCTTACAAAGGAGTCAACGTTTTTCTCCTCTCCTGTACACGTTTTTCAAGCCCCTACTTTTTAACGGAAAATCAGGCGCAGAGGATGGGAGGGAACGTAAAGAAAGGAGCCGAGGAGTTTTTAATATTTTTCTGGAAATTTCCCGGGACAGCTGAAAAAAAGAAAAAAGATGGCAAGGGAAGCAGGGTTTATCTGAGCGGGCCTCTTCTTTTTGGATATTCCGTTTACAACGTGGAAGAGTGCGAAGGTATCCCTGTCCCCGGAATTGAAACTAAGGAATTCGATCCAATCAAAGAGGCTGAAGATATCGTTTCCAAATTTCCGGACCTGCCAGAAATAGAGACTGGCGGCGATCGTGCCTCCTACTCGTCAATCGATGATCTGATCAGGATGCCGGCAAAGGAAAGTTTCTTCTCCCCTGAAGAATATTACGGCACGCTTTTTCATGAAATAGTCCACTCCACAGGACATATCCGCAGGCTTAACCGTCCCGGATTTAAAGAGCATCCTGCTTTTGTATCGGAAGAATACAGCAAGGAAGAGCTTATAGCCGAGCTTGGAAGCGCCTTTCTTTGCGGCAACGCAGGCATAGAGCAGAAGACTATCAGGAATAGCGCCGCTTATATCAAAGGGTGGATAAATTCCCTCAATAACGACAAGAGACTGCTATTTTTTGCGTCAGCATCTGCCCAGCGCGCAGTCAACTATATAACCGGCGAGGCGCAAAAGCCAAAGACGGTCAACAAGAATATTAAAACTAAAGCAAGGTTAGCACAAAATTTAACAGAGAAAAGATATGCTTACAGATGA
- a CDS encoding type IV toxin-antitoxin system AbiEi family antitoxin yields the protein MLADFILKLSANGRSSFSFDDVKKLKSSTPMAIKAGLHRLQKKGEIAMPYRGFYVIVSPEYRSAGCIPPEQFIPDLMEYLGEVYYTGLLSAGEYHGAAHHRPQVFQVMVAKRRRPIKCGKMRVEFIFRKNAAKIPTQQRNTRAGILKIATPEATALDLIGYVRHCAGLDNVATVLTELAEKIDADHLLKVAKLSPIAWVQRLGYLLDLIGEQKKAEVLARYIKTKQPVRSPLMPNLSIKGAKLDSRWKIFVNAQVESEV from the coding sequence ATGCTTGCCGATTTCATTCTTAAACTATCAGCAAATGGGCGCTCTTCTTTTAGTTTCGATGATGTTAAGAAGCTGAAAAGCTCAACCCCAATGGCAATCAAAGCTGGGCTCCACCGTTTACAGAAAAAGGGGGAGATTGCAATGCCCTACCGGGGGTTTTATGTCATTGTTTCCCCGGAATACCGTTCGGCAGGCTGCATACCTCCCGAACAGTTCATACCTGATCTGATGGAGTATCTGGGTGAGGTTTATTACACCGGTCTTCTGAGCGCTGGTGAGTATCATGGGGCTGCACATCACCGTCCCCAGGTTTTCCAGGTTATGGTTGCAAAACGTCGAAGGCCAATAAAATGCGGCAAGATGCGGGTGGAATTCATCTTCCGGAAGAATGCAGCAAAGATCCCAACTCAGCAAAGAAATACTCGTGCAGGAATATTGAAAATAGCAACTCCTGAAGCAACTGCTCTTGATTTAATCGGCTATGTCAGGCATTGTGCCGGACTTGATAATGTGGCAACTGTTCTAACTGAACTTGCGGAAAAGATAGATGCTGATCACTTATTGAAAGTTGCTAAACTTTCACCAATTGCCTGGGTACAAAGGCTTGGTTATCTGCTTGATCTTATTGGAGAACAGAAAAAAGCTGAAGTGCTTGCACGCTACATCAAAACTAAACAACCAGTTCGTTCCCCTTTGATGCCAAACCTTAGTATAAAAGGGGCAAAATTGGATAGTAGGTGGAAGATATTTGTAAATGCTCAAGTGGAGTCTGAAGTTTGA
- a CDS encoding restriction endonuclease subunit S, with translation MFPRYYSARLKESWARCDPDYHSPKFKELRLGIENSHYPVYDLGILAPNPRTGFAAGREVQSFNEDEGIPHVRPLNITQHGEITFEGTKLVPHNTVRSNDKLQPGEVLLNNTNSTEWVGKTTVFEGQRECCCSNHITRLTPDLSLVLPWFLAALLNAMRSTGFLGLLATNFVNQAGINTETLCSLRLPIPLLPQQKEIVAELTRRRLEARRLREASEQEWEEAKARFEARLLGCEGAQ, from the coding sequence TTGTTTCCTCGATACTACTCTGCAAGACTCAAAGAATCATGGGCTCGTTGCGATCCAGATTACCACTCTCCAAAATTCAAAGAACTACGCCTAGGCATTGAGAACTCACACTATCCGGTTTATGACCTTGGAATCCTTGCTCCGAATCCCAGAACTGGATTCGCCGCAGGTCGAGAAGTTCAATCTTTCAACGAAGATGAAGGCATCCCACATGTTCGCCCATTGAACATTACGCAGCATGGAGAAATCACATTTGAAGGCACAAAACTTGTTCCGCACAACACAGTGCGCTCGAATGACAAACTCCAACCAGGCGAAGTTTTGCTTAATAACACTAACTCTACGGAATGGGTCGGCAAAACAACCGTCTTCGAGGGGCAGCGAGAATGCTGTTGCTCGAATCACATAACGCGCTTGACACCAGATCTTTCGCTAGTTCTACCGTGGTTTTTAGCAGCGCTTCTCAACGCCATGCGTTCAACAGGTTTTCTGGGCCTATTGGCAACAAACTTTGTTAATCAAGCCGGAATCAACACGGAAACTCTGTGTTCGCTTCGTCTCCCGATTCCCTTGCTACCTCAACAGAAAGAAATAGTTGCCGAGTTGACACGCCGTCGTCTGGAAGCCAGACGTTTGCGTGAGGCGTCGGAGCAAGAATGGGAAGAGGCCAAGGCACGGTTCGAGGCACGGTTGCTGGGATGTGAAGGAGCGCAATGA
- a CDS encoding DUF5615 family PIN-like protein gives MFADENIPALTVKELRSASHDVMDIRGTENQGMTDDEIWKILQKEKIMTS, from the coding sequence ATATTTGCAGATGAAAATATCCCTGCGTTAACTGTAAAAGAGCTGCGCAGTGCCAGTCATGATGTTATGGATATTCGCGGCACAGAAAATCAAGGAATGACAGATGACGAGATATGGAAAATTCTACAAAAAGAAAAAATAATGACGTCTTAA
- a CDS encoding type II toxin-antitoxin system HicB family antitoxin, giving the protein MDKKFTVIIEQDEGGYFIAEVPELKGCHTQAKSLDTLMKRTKEAIQLCLEVC; this is encoded by the coding sequence ATGGATAAAAAGTTTACCGTAATAATTGAGCAGGATGAAGGGGGATACTTTATTGCAGAAGTCCCCGAGCTTAAGGGCTGTCACACTCAGGCAAAGTCACTTGATACCCTTATGAAAAGAACCAAAGAAGCAATTCAGCTTTGCCTTGAGGTTTGTTGA